The following coding sequences are from one Helicoverpa zea isolate HzStark_Cry1AcR chromosome 4, ilHelZeax1.1, whole genome shotgun sequence window:
- the LOC124629935 gene encoding STE20-related kinase adapter protein alpha: MYNPDMNDYQLTSIITECCGGVAVVYSALYKPNNQNVAIKRYFVDKTKENASLIQQDILTRKELNHANILPYLTSFVHGRELYVVSPLMTFGSCRDILDRYFQEGLPELACAIVLRDTLQALQYLHKQLYIHRSVRASHVLIGANGGVRLSGLRSAASLMVRGRRQRHLHQLPPPDSDNTNLMWLSPELLEQNLKGYDEKSDIYSLGVLCCELGNGAVPFAEVPTTLMFTEKVRGSRPQLLDCSTFPEPCLDDTEMKSMYNGDSGVGDSADAVSRLRQVYAGRKLSDTFHHLSEMALQRDPDKRPSATQLLNHPFFKQIRKTDYLPGLIGRVKPIKPDLNDMSALLLQEKLSEMEIEKQTEWDF; encoded by the exons atgtataaccCTGATATGAATGACTATCAGCTAACTTCCATAATAACAGAGTGCTGCGGAGGTGTCGCGGTTGTTTACTCAGCGCTTTACAAGCCCAACAATCAAAATGTCGCTATCAAAAGATATTTTGTTGACAAAACGAAGGAAAACGCTAGTTTGATACAG CAAGACATTCTAACAAGAAAGGAACTCAACCATGCGAACATACTACCATACCTGACGTCCTTCGTCCACGGACGGGAGCTGTACGTGGTGTCTCCCCTCATGACGTTTGGGTCCTGCCGGGATATCCTCGACCGATACTTCCAGGAGGGTCTCCCGGAGCTGGCCTGTGCTATTGTGTTGAGGGACACGCTTCAGGCTTTACAGTATTTGCACAAACAGTTGTATATTCATAG GAGTGTTCGCGCTAGCCACGTACTGATCGGAGCGAATGGCGGCGTGAGACTGTCGGGTCTGCGCAGCGCCGCGTCGCTGAtggtgcgcgggcgcaggcaGAGGCACCTGCACCAGCTGCCGCCGCCCGACTCCGATAACACTAACCTTATGTGGCTCAGTCCTGAGCTGTTGGAACAG AATCTAAAAGGCTACGACGAGAAATCAGACATCTACTCTCTAGGCGTCCTATGCTGCGAGCTGGGTAACGGCGCGGTGCCGTTCGCGGAGGTGCCCACCACGCTGATGTTCACGGAGAAGGTGCGGGGTAGTAGACCGCAGCTGCTGGACTGCAGCACCTTCCCGGAGCCCTGTCTCGATGATACTGAGATGAAGA GCATGTACAACGGCGACAGCGGCGTGGGCGACAGCGCGGACGCGGTGTCGCGGCTGCGGCAGGTGTACGCGGGCCGCAAGCTGTCCGACACCTTCCACCATCTCAGCGAGATGGCGCTGCAGAG GGACCCTGACAAGCGGCCATCGGCGACGCAGTTGTTGAACCACCCGTTCTTCAAACAGATCAGAAAGACAGACTACCTGCCCGGCCTCATCGGACGAGTCAAACCTATTAAACCTGATCTTA